From the Oryza glaberrima chromosome 5, OglaRS2, whole genome shotgun sequence genome, one window contains:
- the LOC127774142 gene encoding uncharacterized protein At5g19025-like — protein MADCRSLIEFLRAFEHRHRHHAAAASTDSAACGTAPARPRRGSSPRRGRRRLFTSLCDHSAMAAVDAVALLAVVSALAFLVTPYVRMVAAEVGGLVSDLDAAGVASSYYAPFAAAGAGAAIAAVAGVVAWDAVGHRARRCGKPRCRGLRKAVEFDIQLETEECVRGQQQRLLPLPGGRAALLAAAGARPVQLGDAHRELEAELRKMAPPNGRTVLIFRSPCGCPKGRMEVWGAKKVRRIKK, from the coding sequence atggCGGATTGCCGCAGCCTCATCGAGTTCCTCCGCGCCTTcgagcaccgccaccgccaccacgccgccgccgcctccacggaCTCCGCCGCCTGCGGCACCGCGcccgcccgcccccgccgcgggtCGTCGccgcggagggggaggcggaggctgtTCACGTCCCTCTGCGACCACTCCGCGATGGCGGCGGTCGACGCGGTGGCGCTGCTGGCCGTCGTCTCCGCGCTCGCGTTCCTCGTCACGCCCTACGTCAGGATGGTGGCGGCCGAGGTCGGGGGCCTGGTGTCCGACCTCGACGCGGCGGGGGTGGCGTCGTCGTACTACGCGCCGttcgccgcggcgggcgccgggGCGGCGATCGCGGCCGTGGCGGGTGTGGTGGCGTGGGACGCCGTGGGGCACCGGGCGCGGAGGTGCGGGAAGCCCCGGTGCCGCGGGCTGCGCAAGGCGGTGGAGTTCGACATCCAGCTCGAGACGGAGGAGTGCGTCCGCGGCCAGCAGCAGCGCCTGCTCCCGCTCCCCGGGGGACGCGCCGCGCTTCTCGCGGCCGCCGGGGCGCGCCCCGTCCAGCTCGGCGACGCGCACCGCGAGCTCGAGGCGGAGCTCAGGAAGATGGCGCCGCCCAACGGCCGCACCGTGCTCATCTTCCGCTCGCCGTGCGGGTGCCCCAAGGGGAGGATGGAGGTCTGGGGCGCCAAGAAGGTGCGCCGGATCAAGAAGTAG
- the LOC127774140 gene encoding myb-related protein 2-like isoform X2 — protein sequence MYHQHQGRSDLFTTRTSFPMERHLFLHGGNTQGDSGLVLSTDAKPRLKWTPELHQRFVDAVNQLGGAEKATPKTVMRLMGIPGLTLYHLKSHLQKYRLSKNLQGQANVGTTKNGVADRIPGTSALAMASASAIPQAEKTIQIGEALQMQIEVQRQLNEQLEVQRHLQLRIEAQGKYLQAVLEQAQETLGKQNLGPASLEDAKIKISELVSQVSNECLSNAITEIRESSSIHRLEPRQIQFVESSANNCLTAAEGFKEQRLQNHGVLKAYDDSTLFCRKQSQDQESQYSLNRSLSERRMGHLYSGKQYHKSEGSDSDTEVLHEYITPQKNGGGSTTSSTSGSKEINVEKLYLDEPSCKRQTVDYQRESKLLDFDQQSSGKNLDLNTHNIDDNDQGYRHFDLNGFSWS from the exons ATGTATCACCAACATCAGGGTCGGAGTGACCTCTTCACTACTAGGACTTCCTTTCCAATGGAGCGGCATCTGTTTCTGCATGGAGGAAATACACAAGGAGATTCTGGGCTGGTTCTCTCAACTGACGCTAAACCTAGGTTGAAATGGACACCTGAGTTGCATCAGCGATTTGTAGATGCAGTTAATCAATTAGGTGGAGCAGAGA AAGCTACTCCAAAAACAGTCATGAGGCTCATGGGCATTCCAGGACTCACCTTATACCATCTGAAAAGCCATCTCCAG AAATACAGGCTCAGTAAGAATCTCCAAGGTCAAGCTAATGTTGGGACAACAAAGAATG GTGTTGCTGATAGGATTCCTGGAACAAGTGCATTAGCGATGGCCAGTGCAAGCGCCATTCCACAGGCAGAGAA AACTATTCAAATCGGTGAAGCACTACAGATGCAAATTGAGGTGCAGAGGCAGCTAAATGAACAACTTGAG GTACAACGGCATCTACAGCTGCGGATAGAAGCCCAAGGGAAGTATCTGCAGGCAGTTCTTGAGCAAGCTCAAGAGACCCTTGGGAAGCAGAACTTGGGCCCTGCAAGCCTGGaagatgcaaaaataaaaatatcagaACTGGTCTCACAAGTTTCAAATGAATGTCTCAGCAACGCAATTACAGAAATAAGAGAAAGTTCAAGTATACACAGACTAGAGCCAAGGCAAATCCAGTTTGTTGAAAGTTCAGCCAATAACTGTTTGACTGCAGCTGAAGGATTCAAGGAGCAAAGGCTACAAAACCACGGGGTACTCAAAGCATATGATGATAGTACATTATTTTGCCGAAAACAGTCCCAAGATCAAGAATCTCAATATTCCCTTAACAGAAGCTTAAGTGAGCGTAGAATGGGTCATCTGTATAGCGGTAAACAGTATCACAAATCAGAGGGAAGTGACAGTGATACAGAAGTTCTACATGAGTATATCACGCCTCAAAAGAATGGTGGAGGCAGCACAACCAGTTCAACATCAGGAAGCAAAGAAATAAATGTAGAGAAGCTATATCTTGATGAACCAAGCTGCAAAAGACAAACAGTTGACTATCAAAGAGAAAGCAAGCTACTAGATTTTGATCAACAAAGTTCAGGGAAGAATCTTGATCTAAATACTCACAATATAGATGATAACGATCAAGGTTATAGACATTTTGACTTGAACGGCTTCAGCTGGAGTTGA
- the LOC127774140 gene encoding myb-related protein 2-like isoform X1, whose amino-acid sequence MYHQHQGRSDLFTTRTSFPMERHLFLHGGNTQGDSGLVLSTDAKPRLKWTPELHQRFVDAVNQLGGAEKATPKTVMRLMGIPGLTLYHLKSHLQKYRLSKNLQGQANVGTTKNALGCTGVADRIPGTSALAMASASAIPQAEKTIQIGEALQMQIEVQRQLNEQLEVQRHLQLRIEAQGKYLQAVLEQAQETLGKQNLGPASLEDAKIKISELVSQVSNECLSNAITEIRESSSIHRLEPRQIQFVESSANNCLTAAEGFKEQRLQNHGVLKAYDDSTLFCRKQSQDQESQYSLNRSLSERRMGHLYSGKQYHKSEGSDSDTEVLHEYITPQKNGGGSTTSSTSGSKEINVEKLYLDEPSCKRQTVDYQRESKLLDFDQQSSGKNLDLNTHNIDDNDQGYRHFDLNGFSWS is encoded by the exons ATGTATCACCAACATCAGGGTCGGAGTGACCTCTTCACTACTAGGACTTCCTTTCCAATGGAGCGGCATCTGTTTCTGCATGGAGGAAATACACAAGGAGATTCTGGGCTGGTTCTCTCAACTGACGCTAAACCTAGGTTGAAATGGACACCTGAGTTGCATCAGCGATTTGTAGATGCAGTTAATCAATTAGGTGGAGCAGAGA AAGCTACTCCAAAAACAGTCATGAGGCTCATGGGCATTCCAGGACTCACCTTATACCATCTGAAAAGCCATCTCCAG AAATACAGGCTCAGTAAGAATCTCCAAGGTCAAGCTAATGTTGGGACAACAAAGAATG CCCTTGGATGTACAGGTGTTGCTGATAGGATTCCTGGAACAAGTGCATTAGCGATGGCCAGTGCAAGCGCCATTCCACAGGCAGAGAA AACTATTCAAATCGGTGAAGCACTACAGATGCAAATTGAGGTGCAGAGGCAGCTAAATGAACAACTTGAG GTACAACGGCATCTACAGCTGCGGATAGAAGCCCAAGGGAAGTATCTGCAGGCAGTTCTTGAGCAAGCTCAAGAGACCCTTGGGAAGCAGAACTTGGGCCCTGCAAGCCTGGaagatgcaaaaataaaaatatcagaACTGGTCTCACAAGTTTCAAATGAATGTCTCAGCAACGCAATTACAGAAATAAGAGAAAGTTCAAGTATACACAGACTAGAGCCAAGGCAAATCCAGTTTGTTGAAAGTTCAGCCAATAACTGTTTGACTGCAGCTGAAGGATTCAAGGAGCAAAGGCTACAAAACCACGGGGTACTCAAAGCATATGATGATAGTACATTATTTTGCCGAAAACAGTCCCAAGATCAAGAATCTCAATATTCCCTTAACAGAAGCTTAAGTGAGCGTAGAATGGGTCATCTGTATAGCGGTAAACAGTATCACAAATCAGAGGGAAGTGACAGTGATACAGAAGTTCTACATGAGTATATCACGCCTCAAAAGAATGGTGGAGGCAGCACAACCAGTTCAACATCAGGAAGCAAAGAAATAAATGTAGAGAAGCTATATCTTGATGAACCAAGCTGCAAAAGACAAACAGTTGACTATCAAAGAGAAAGCAAGCTACTAGATTTTGATCAACAAAGTTCAGGGAAGAATCTTGATCTAAATACTCACAATATAGATGATAACGATCAAGGTTATAGACATTTTGACTTGAACGGCTTCAGCTGGAGTTGA
- the LOC127775145 gene encoding E3 ubiquitin-protein ligase SIRP1 — MAEAAITRYWCHECEQAIEEAMVDEIKCPSCGGGFVEEMTDEEIERLTNRQPEPGFSQWNPIEHPGETMDSDDEDNDLGREFEGFIRRHRRASTLRRVLDSIHDDLADDQERDSSILINAFNQALALQGSVLDPDEGQGDQGGSTNDDGLLEEYVLGAGLSLLLQHLAESDPSRNGTPPAKKEAVEALPTVKIEEVVSCSVCLDDLEVGSQAKQMPCEHKFHSSCILPWLELHSSCPVCRFELPSEETKDLNEPSNIGRVEDSHEEVRADGPGNVSESSNRPWAIVPWLNELFSTREAQNAGGVSTDQQSPHTSGTNPNAGHS; from the coding sequence ATGGCAGAAGCTGCAATCACAAGGTACTGGTGCCATGAATGCGAGCAGGCCATTGAGGAGGCCATGGTGGATGAGATCAAGTGCCCATCCTGTGGTGGCGGGTTCGTTGAAGAGATGACCGATGAGGAGATTGAGAGACTGACCAACAGGCAGCCAGAGCCGGGTTTCTCGCAATGGAACCCTATTGAGCATCCAGGAGAAACGATGGACAGCGACGATGAAGATAATGATTTAGGTCGTGAGTTTGAGGGTTTTATCAGGAGGCATCGACGGGCATCAACTCTACGACGCGTGCTTGACAGCATCCATGATGACCTTGCAGATGACCAAGAAAGGGACAGTTCCATTCTGATCAACGCCTTCAACCAAGCCCTCGCTCTGCAAGGCTCAGTGCTTGATCCTGATGAGGGCCAAGGTGACCAAGGCGGTTCAACAAATGATGATGGCTTACTGGAGGAGTATGTCCTCGGAGCAGGTCTGAGCCTGCTGCTTCAACATTTGGCTGAGAGCGACCCAAGTCGGAATGGTACCCCTCCTGCAAAGAAAGAGGCGGTTGAAGCGCTGCCCACTGTGAAAATCGAAGAGGTTGTCAGCTGTTCAGTCTGCCTTGATGATCTTGAGGTGGGGTCCCAGGCTAAACAAATGCCATGTGAACATAAGTTTCATTCTTCTTGTATCCTGCCATGGCTTGAATTACATAGTTCCTGCCCGGTTTGCCGGTTTGAGCTGCCTTCTGAGGAGACAAAAGACTTGAACGAGCCTAGCAACATTGGTAGAGTGGAGGACAGCCATGAGGAAGTCAGAGCTGATGGCCCTGGAAACGTCAGCGAGAGCAGTAACAGACCCTGGGCTATTGTTCCTTGGTTGAATGAGCTATTCTCAACTCGTGAGGCACAGAATGCTGGAGGTGTTTCTACGGATCAACAATCACCGCACACTTCTGGAACCAACCCAAATGCAGGGCACAGTTGA
- the LOC127772893 gene encoding NADH--cytochrome b5 reductase 1-like: protein MEFLQGQSTETAVAVAVAVVAVAAGAAFLLLLLRSSKKPKGCLDPENFKEFKLVEKRQISHNVAKFRFALPTPASVLGLPIGQHISCRGQDATGEEVIKPYTPTTLDSDLGRFELVIKMYPQGRMSHHFREMKVGDYLSVRGPKGRFKYQPGQVRAFGMLAGGSGITPMFQVTRAILENPSDNTKVHLIYANVTYDDILLKEELDSMVETYPDRFKIYYVLNQPPEIWSGGVGFVSMEMIQTHCPAPAADIQILRCGPPPMNKAMAEHLENLGYTKEMQFQF, encoded by the exons ATGGAGTTCCTGCAGGGGCAGAGCACGGAGaccgccgtggccgtggcggtggccgtcgtcgccgtggccgccggcgccgccttcctcctcctcctcctccgcagcaGCAAGAAGCCCAAGG GCTGCTTGGACCCTGAGAACTTCAAGGAGTTTAAGCTTGTGGAGAAGAGGCAGATCAGTCATAATGTGGCCAAGTTCAGATTTGCTCTACCAACCCCTGCTTCTGTGCTGGGGCTTCCAATTGGCCAACATATCAGTTGCAG AGGGCAGGATGCTACTGGCGAGGAAGTAATCAAGCCTTATACTCCAACTACGCTGGATTCTGATCTTGGACGGTTTGAGCTTGTTATTAAG ATGTATCCCCAAGGAAGAATGTCTCATCATTTTCGTGAGATGAAAGTTGGTGACTATTTATCTGTGAGAGGACCTAAG GGTCGCTTCAAATACCAACCTGGGCAAGTAAGAGCATTTGGAATGTTAGCTGGAGGATCAGGCATTACCCCAATGTTCCAA GTCACAAGAGCAATTCTTGAAAACCCAAGTGACAATACGAAAGTGCACTTAATCTATGCCAATGTCACATATGATGACATTCTTCTAAAG GAAGAATTGGATAGTATGGTTGAAACCTATCCCGATCGCTTCAAGATATACTATGTATTAAATCAG CCTCCAGAAATCTGGAGTGGTGGTGTTGGGTTTGTGTCAATGGAAATGATCCAAACCCATTGCCCAGCACCTGCTGCTGACATTCAG ATATTGAGATGCGGACCTCCTCCCATGAACAAAGCCATGGCTGAACACCTGGAGAATCTTGGCTACACGAAGGAAATGCAGTTCCAATTCTAA